The genomic region ATGGGCGGCGACGGCGGCACCGCAGACATCGGCCTGCAGTGCCTCTCCGGCGCCTTCGAGCGCGGCGACGAAATGCTCTACTGCTGCTGGGACAACGAAGCCTACATGAACACCGGCATCCAGCGGTCCAGCCTCACCCCGCTCGACGCCTCCACCACCACCAGCCCCTCCGGCAAAGCGTCCTGGGGCAACGACCGGCCCAAGAAGGACCTCCCGGTCATCATGGCCGCCCACGGCATCCCGTACGTCGGCGTCGGGTCGTGCGGCTTCTATCGCGAACTCCCGGCCATGGTCAAGCGCGCCCTCGCGTACCGCGGGCCGAAGTATCTCCAGGTCCACGCGGTCTGCCCGCTCGGCTGGCGGAGCGACCCGGCCCAGACGGCCGTTCTCGCGCGCCTCGCGTTCGAGACCGGTTGCTATCCGCTCTACGAAATCATCGAGGGCGAGACCAAGCCGCATCGCCCGCCCAAAGAAGGATGGAAGCGTGTCGAAGAGTACCTGAAACCCCAGGGCCGATTCCGCCACCTCTTCCGCGCCGCCGACGGCGCGGACCAAATCGTCCGCATCCAGGCCGGCGCGGCCGCCAACATCCGCAAGTACTACGGCGACGAAGCGGTCCCCGCCTTCGCCAAGGAAGCCGAGGCCAAGACGGCCGACTTGGCCGCGAAGGCCAAGGCCCAGCCCTCGGCCTGACGGCCTATGTGAAAAACCGCATGCAATGCGGTAAATAAGACCACACAATAGGCGGGTCCGCGTGAGGCGGCCCGCTTCTTTTGCGTTGCGGAACCGCGCGGCAGGCTGTATGATATTTGCCGTGTCTTGGCGGGTTCGAACCTGCGGCCGTGGGGGAACCTATCATGATCAGGCACGGGCTTTGCTTGGCCGTTCTCTTGGGTATTGCGGTGCCGGCGGCCGCAGCGCCGGCGCGCGGCGACGACGCCGAACGGCTGCGATGCATCCGCTTCGTCGGTTCCTCTTATCACCGGGGGCTTCGACCCGAGGCCCAGCGGACGCTCCGCGAGGCCGGGCCGGCCGCGCTTGAGACGTTCCGCACGCACTTCGAGGAGATTGACCAAAACACTCGGCACGCCTTCCAGCAGGAGATCGCCCAATGGCCGGCCCGGCCCGACGTGGACCGGTTTCTCCTGGAGGAATTTCGCAAGGGCCTGCCGGTCCACCGCCGGATTGTGGAACTGGTGGCGCCGCTCGGGGAGGGGCAGGAGACCTACGAACTCGTGGTGGCCTGGGAGAAGATGCACACGGCATATGACTGGTGGCGTTGGGTGCTGCGCGCCCGGCCGGCCCTCGGATTCGTGTCGTCGTATGACGAGGTCTATGCGCTGTTCGTCGAGGAGCCGCCGCGGCTGGATCTGGGTGTCTTCGCCAAGGCGCTCCGTCGGATCGCCCCCGAGCGGGCGCTGGCCGACTTCAAGAAACTGATCGCCGATGAGCAGGAAGCGCTTCAGTGGAAGGGCATCAAGGGCTACCGCGCCATCGACGAACTGCCGGACGCCGAAACCCGGGATCTCATCTTCCGCCATTGCCGGGGCGAGGCGCTGAAGGAGGCGGAGCAGTTCATCTACCGCATTCCCCGCAGCGAGGCCGACAGGGTTCTGCCCCTCGTGGCGCACGCGTCGGAGGGTGTGCGCAACGCCGCCCAGCGCCAGATGGGGCGGTTCGGGCGCCGGACGCTCCGGCAGTTCCTCCAGATCCGCGACCGCCCGATGACGCCCCAGCAGCGCCTCGTCTGGTGGCAGGCCTGGTGGGCCGAGCGCAAGGACTGGACGGACGAGGCCCTGCGCGCGGAGGGGGTCAAGGCTGCATTGGCCGAAGCCGGCGACGGGATCACCCAGGAGACGATCTACGAACTGATCAACTTTCCGGACGCCCCGGAGATCTACCCCTTGTTCCAGAAAGCGCTCGTGGCGCCGGACACGACGCTCCGCGACAGCGCGGCGATGCAACTGGGGAACCTGGCCGCCACGGGGCACAAGATGGCGGTGGATACGGCGCTCGCAGTGACGGCCGATCTTCCGCCGGACCGGGCCGTGCCGATTCTCACGAACGTCGCGCGGAGCCGCGACCGGCGCGTCACCGACCGCCTGCTGACGCTGCTCGAGACCGAACGCGGGGAGCGCGAAAACTGGCCCGCGCACATCCGGGCGGCCCTGCCGTCCACCGGGGACGAGCGGGCGATTGACGTCCTGGTCCGGTGCGTGATTGAGAAGGGCGAGGAACGTGCCGCCTCGGCCCTGGCCGAAATCGAGGGCGCCGAACGGGCCATGCCGCAACTCCTCGACGCCCTCCTCAAGGAGCCGGACCGCAACAAGCGGTTTGCGATCCGCATGGCCGTCGAGTTTCTCGCCGACAGCCGCGTCGCGCCGCAACTCGTGCAGTTGCTCGGGGAGGCCGCGCCGGGCGCCGCCTTCGACCAGGGACCGCGCTCCGACGTCCTGCAACTGATGGAGGTCTTTCCCGACCCGGAGGCCGGGCCGGTCCTTCAGAAACTCCTCAAGTCGGACGACCCGTGGGCCCGCCTCTATGCCGCTCGTGTTCTCGGGCGGCTCGGCGATACGTCCGGCGCGGCCGTCGTGATCGAATGTCTCGAAACGAAGGAGCCGGTTCCGTGGCACTTCCAGGGCCACGACATCGGGGCGGCGCTGAAGGCCATCGGCGCGCCCGACACGAGAGAGCGGCTGGTCGCGGCCTTCGCCAGGGCAGAGGGTAAGGACAGGGAGCGGATCCTGGCGGTCATGGCGCAGCAGCAGGACCCGGCCTACGTGGAGTTCTTTGCGGGGCTCCTTGGCGATGCCGACGAGCGCATGGCCCGTCTGGCAGCCGGGGGCATTGTGCAGACCTTCCGCGGCCGGCCGGGGGAGGAGCGCCTCGCGGCCATCGCCCTCGGGGAGAACGACTTGCCGCCCATCCGCGATATGCTGCTCTGGGCCTTCCTCGACCGCCGGATACGGCCCGGGGATGCCGCCTTCTCAGGCGAAGGTGGCCTTAAGGGGCGTCCCGGCGCGCTGCTGACGGTCGATCGGTGGCGGCACATCGTGTTCGAGACGGCGGGCGGCACGGTCCGCCTCGTCGTTGGGAAGCCGGACGAGAGTCTGCTGGCGCCGGACGGTACCACGCCCGGCCGAGGAAAACCGTATGCACGCGGCTCGCTGACTTGGATTGCAGGCGGGCGATATGTTGTGATCGGCCTGAACTTCGGCGCGGGAGGCTGGATGTACCTGTTCAGGCGCGACGGCGAGCGGTGGACGCCCGTACGGCCGGTCGCCGGATGGGTGGAATGAAGCAAGACTCGCCTCTCGCATTCTGCATTTCACACGCCCGCTCCCGCGTGCTACAATATCCTCGGCCCGAGCACCCAGCGGAGGTCCGTCATGCTTTACGTCACCGTTCACGCCGCCTGGATGATTCTGGCCGTCACCCTCGGCACCGTTTCCGGCTACATGGGCCTGCTGCGTGCGACGCGGCGTCCCGACGGCTCCAGCGTGCTTCCCGGGCGCTTCCATCTCCGGTCGCACATCAACTTCGGCGTCGTCTATTACACCATGATCTATCTCGGCATTCTCTTCGGCTGGGCCGTCCATAAGTATCTGCTCTACGGCCGCGTCCTGCCGCCCTCGATTCTGCAGTGGCACGTCGCCCTGGCCGG from Planctomycetota bacterium harbors:
- a CDS encoding thiamine pyrophosphate-dependent enzyme translates to SSWSAPWIHSLFENAAAIASGVYYALKHKGKLEGTNIIAMGGDGGTADIGLQCLSGAFERGDEMLYCCWDNEAYMNTGIQRSSLTPLDASTTTSPSGKASWGNDRPKKDLPVIMAAHGIPYVGVGSCGFYRELPAMVKRALAYRGPKYLQVHAVCPLGWRSDPAQTAVLARLAFETGCYPLYEIIEGETKPHRPPKEGWKRVEEYLKPQGRFRHLFRAADGADQIVRIQAGAAANIRKYYGDEAVPAFAKEAEAKTADLAAKAKAQPSA